The proteins below come from a single Chrysoperla carnea chromosome 1, inChrCarn1.1, whole genome shotgun sequence genomic window:
- the LOC123305841 gene encoding uncharacterized protein LOC123305841 has translation MVRQRNVFNIVQKFICNIYNVGSIIDVDAARLQMFIDSYTVSGVDEAFDRKKLRNFDASNLPPCKSELLQQFLRANHIYCIWNNAHLKSPTIYKPENNGWVQENNQYHFKWFEGDQLPNYVSDSLEIILETDEEGDIDINQGLE, from the exons ATGGTGAGACAACGAAACGTTTTTAATATTGTCCAGAAATTCATATGCAACATATACAATGTCGGTAGCATAATTGATGTTGATGCTGCGCGCCTTCAAATGTTCATTGATTCATATACGGTTTCTGGTGTGGACGAAGCTTTTGATCGAAAAAAATTGCGGAATTTCGACGCCAGCAATCTACCACCATGTAAAAGCGAACTGTTACAACAATTTTTACGAGCAAATCATATATATTGTATTTGGAACAATGCTCACCTAAAGAGTCCAACCATATATAAGCCAGAAAATAATGGTTGGGTACAAGAAAATAACCAATACCATTTCAAATGGTTTGAAGGGGATCAGCTACCAAATTATGTCAGTGATTCGTTAGAAATTATATTAG aaactgACGAAGAAGGTGATATTGACATCAATCAAGGACTGGAGTAG
- the LOC123305835 gene encoding THO complex subunit 3 has product MKSIQDKIEELQTYFKSHNKHREYQAHNSKVHSVGWSCDGRRLASGSFDKCVSIFTLDNDRLNKECTCRGHAGSVDQLCWHASNPDLLSTASGDKTVRVWDARTQKSAAIIATKGENINITWAPNGNTIAVGNKEDLVTFIDTRTHKIIAEEQFSFEVNEISWNNNSDLFFLTNGQGCIHILSYPELELQHVLKAHPGTCICIEFDPKGRYFATGSADALVSLWDAEELSCLRVFTRLDWPVRTISFSHDGQLLASASEDLIIDIGYTETGEKIADIPVEAATFTVAFHPKQYLLAYACDDKDTYDRKRDAGSLKVWGFPSD; this is encoded by the exons ATGAAATCAATTCAAGATAAAATTGAAGAACTGCAAACATATTTCAAAAGTCACAATAAACATCGTGAATATCAAGCTCATAATTCAAAAGTACATTCAGTTGGATGGAGTTGCGATGGACGACGTTTAGCCTCCGGCTCCTTCGATAAGTGTGTATCCATATTTACACTGGATAATGATCGATTG aaTAAAGAATGCACTTGTCGAGGTCATGCAGGATCTGTGGATCAATTGTGTTGGCATGCTTCAAATCCTGATCTACTTAGTACAGCCAGTGGCGATAAAACTGTACGTGTATGGGATGCTAGAACACAAAAATCTGCTGCTATAATTGCAACTAAAGGCgagaatataaatattacatggGCTCCGAATGGAAATACAATCGCAGTTGGAAATAAAGAAGATTTAGTTACTTTTATTGATACGCGCACTCACAAAATTATAGCTGaagaacaattttcttttgaagttaaTGAAATTTCTTGGAACAATAACAgtgatttattctttttaacaaACGGTCAAGGCTGTATTCACATCTTAAG tTATCCAGAGTTAGAATTACAACATGTATTGAAAGCTCATCCAGGAACTTGTATATGTATTGAATTTGATCCCAAAGGAAGATACTTTGCAACAGGAAGTGCAGATGCTTTAGTTTCATTATGGGATGCAGAAGAATTATCATGTTTGAGAGTTTTTACACG tttgGATTGGCCTGTTCGAACAATATCATTCAGTCATGATGGTCAATTGTTGGCTTCAGCTTCAGAAGATTTAATAATAGATATTGGTTACACAGAAACAGGCGAAAAAATAGCAGATATTCCAGTGGAAGCTGCTACATTCACAGTAGCCTTTCATCCAAAACAATACTTATTGGCATACGCATGTGATGACAAAGACACTTATGATCGAAAACGTGACGCAGGCAGTTTAAAAGTTTGGGGTTTTCCATCTGACTAA